One window of the Anaerolineae bacterium genome contains the following:
- the tig gene encoding trigger factor: MNSQIEILENRLAQIRVEVSAEALNKARQSAARSLSQRVNIPGFRKGKAPYTIVQRYLGDGAILEEAIDQIGPDLYGEVIRNSDLEPYGPGQLENVESKDDGLVLVFRVPLTPVVILGDYRSLRREFTPPEVSDEDVENVLRLMQNSRAEVEAKEGPATTGDEVRLDIHGVLVPQEGDEQNQEIANLSKEPLFEQMSWRMTLGDATREPMPGFSQALEGITAGETRTFELSFPADDEDYEEALRGRAVAFTVTCHAVNVRWLPELDDEFARTFADDVQSLDDLRQKIRKDLLAEKTARVEADYADAVLDMMVEQAQIEYPEVMVDEYIDDLLHDLEHQLQRQGLDLTAFLRMRQITEEQLREEYREAAIARLKRALVLREFVEREGLEVDGRAIDQEVKSRAAGLSRGNEQIQEIFEELLNKDQGRRNISLQMLTQQALERIAAIGRGENPETGPVPYVEPEAVPEEIPAAEGESTASEPVVADASGAAEPVDAAPDAE, translated from the coding sequence TTGAATTCACAAATCGAAATCCTGGAAAACCGTCTTGCGCAGATCAGGGTTGAGGTGAGCGCTGAGGCGCTGAACAAAGCCAGGCAATCGGCGGCGCGTAGCCTCTCACAACGGGTCAATATTCCTGGCTTTCGCAAGGGCAAGGCGCCCTACACGATCGTCCAGCGTTACCTGGGTGACGGGGCCATTCTGGAAGAAGCGATTGATCAGATTGGCCCTGACCTGTACGGTGAGGTGATCCGGAATTCAGACCTGGAGCCGTATGGCCCTGGCCAGCTGGAGAATGTTGAGAGCAAGGATGACGGTCTTGTGCTGGTCTTCCGCGTGCCGTTGACTCCGGTGGTCATACTGGGTGACTATCGATCCCTGCGTCGCGAGTTCACGCCGCCTGAGGTCAGTGATGAAGATGTCGAGAATGTGCTACGGCTGATGCAGAATAGCCGGGCCGAGGTCGAAGCCAAAGAAGGTCCGGCGACTACCGGCGACGAAGTGCGGCTGGATATCCACGGCGTGCTGGTGCCACAGGAAGGGGACGAGCAGAACCAGGAGATCGCCAACCTGTCCAAGGAGCCGCTGTTTGAGCAGATGAGCTGGCGGATGACGCTTGGCGATGCTACCCGTGAGCCAATGCCTGGATTCTCCCAGGCCCTGGAGGGCATCACCGCGGGCGAAACCCGTACCTTTGAGCTGTCTTTCCCGGCTGATGATGAGGATTACGAAGAGGCGCTGCGTGGCCGGGCGGTCGCCTTCACGGTGACCTGTCACGCGGTTAACGTGCGCTGGCTGCCGGAACTGGATGACGAGTTTGCCAGAACCTTTGCAGACGACGTGCAGTCACTGGATGACCTGCGCCAGAAGATCCGTAAGGACCTGTTGGCTGAGAAGACAGCACGTGTTGAGGCTGACTACGCTGATGCTGTGCTGGATATGATGGTGGAGCAGGCCCAGATCGAGTACCCGGAAGTGATGGTAGACGAGTACATTGACGATCTGCTGCATGACCTGGAGCATCAACTGCAGCGTCAGGGGCTTGACCTGACCGCCTTCCTGCGCATGCGGCAGATCACGGAAGAGCAGTTGCGGGAGGAATACCGGGAAGCGGCTATTGCCCGGCTCAAACGGGCGCTGGTGCTGCGCGAATTTGTCGAACGCGAAGGGCTGGAGGTTGATGGGCGCGCCATCGATCAGGAAGTGAAGTCGCGGGCCGCCGGCCTGAGCCGGGGCAATGAGCAGATCCAGGAGATCTTTGAAGAGCTGCTGAATAAGGATCAGGGTCGGCGGAACATTTCCCTGCAGATGCTGACACAGCAGGCCCTGGAGCGGATCGCCGCCATTGGTCGCGGGGAGAACCCGGAGACCGGCCCGGTACCTTATGTGGAGCCCGAAGCTGTGCCGGAGGAGATCCCGGCTGCAGAAGGTGAGAGCACAGCTTCGGAGCCAGTGGTCGCTGACGCAAGCGGCGCGGCAGAGCCGGTAGACGCTGCGCCGGATGCTGAGTAA